TTCGAGTCTCCTCTATAGATTAGATAGACAACCGGCAGACACTCACAAGCATAAGAATTAACAAGGATTAAACCGGAAATGAAGTACCAATAACATGTTTAAATATAGTTATTCACTTAATATAAAAGTAGAGCAAGTTGGAATATCTTTGTAGATTGTGATTTGCCAAAAGCAATCCCCCTGCTTGCCAAACATATGCTCCTCAGCACCTCCAAGCTGATACTGAGATCAGCTCCCGGCATTGCCAAAAAAGCACAAGTGATGCCTGGTGCTTCTCAACATGAAACCCCCTCACTGGAGTCCTCCTCACCACACATTCTGCCTGAGTTTCAGTGAAGTTACTGAATGTGACAGGGGAGAATCCAGCCGAGGCAATGAGTGTTTTCCACAAAGGCACTCTGTCTGGGATTTGGACCCGCCCCAATAAAGAATTTTCAATCCTCGGCTGAAGAAGGAACTTCTCAATCTTGTTCACGGTATCATAATTCACATTAGCAGCATCTATCGATTCCAATAGGTTTATGTATGACTGAAGGGCATGAAGAACGTAATCTGGAAATGATAGATCATTTCTTTCGCACCCTCTATCTGATGACACCACAATTTTTGGTGAAAGCTGCTTCACAATGTGAAGGAGAGAAGGCAATGCAGAGGGTTGATTCGAATAGGACCAAACAGGAAAATTAACGGCAACTGCCTCATTTTCATTTGATCGAAAAATGGGTGGTGTATAAGAGTTTTGCTCCAACAAATCAAAGTTAACCACATCAAGCTCAAAACTAATGCCAATTTCATTAGCAAACTGTGTCAGGTTGTCACGCATAAGTTCAAGCTCAACAGGATGGTGAGTTGAAGGAGAAGCAAAAGCAGTAATTTTCAATGAAAGAGAACTTCTATTACACCTCATTGGAAGCTCCTGCATAAATGAAGCCCACTGAGCACCAAAGCCAATATCAAAATCCACAATGTGTATTCTGTCAGCATCATCAAGAGCCTCTAGAAGAGCCTGGTTGCAAGTAAAGTTGACAAACTGAATAATAGGAGACACTTCAGAAAACACCTTGTAAGCtcccattttaaaaataacatcaaaagGGGTAGGAGTGCGTGGGGGAGGGGCTGGGTTGTTGATAAGAAGTAGCAACTGCAGAGCCTCTTTGAAGTAGAAAGCAGCCCTTTGAAAGGGCTTACCTGCAGGAGAGAGCAGGTGATTGAGCCGCGCCAATATCCCATGCGCGTGTACGAAATTCCCAGTCCCTACCAACTCTGCAGCTTTATAGAGCTGGTCGAGCAAAGCATGTTGTTGACGAATCATTTCTTCACTCCCTGGTCCTAAAACCTTCGGCTTTGTTGTCATCATCAAAGGCTTTTGTTGAAGATGATGAGGAAGAAACTGCACATTTTGAGAAAACCCCatttgctgctgctgctgctgctgttggTTTCTCAGAAACAACTCATGGGCTGGATCAGAGAAGGGTGGTTTGGGAACATGATGCGGGGAAAGGTTTGAACTTGCTCCTCGAGAGTTGTGGCGCTTTGGTTGTGGCTGAAGCAAGTGGGGGAGTTCCTGTTGTAGAGGAGAATAAGTTGAAGGCAACATAAAGTTAGGATTTTGAGACTGCACCTGTTGGTGTTGTTGTTGGTGGTTCATCAATATTTGTGGATTGAGAATCTGTGGCTTTTCTTCGGGGATTTCAAACTTTTGGGATTGAGAACGTTGGTCAATCACACCAGGGGGCAACGACATTGGAACCATAGGCATATTGTTGTTACCTGATGAACCAAAATTTGCATTCGACATATTATTAGAATTGTTGCTATGCAATCCAACCACTTTGTGATTAACCAACCCAGAAGAAGAAGCAGCAATCTTTCCATTTCCATTCCCGTTGTTGTTAGACGCAAACCCAGAACCAGAAAAAGCTCCTAAATTAGTGACATCAACATTACCAGATACCAAACCACCACCTATTGACTCAAAAATTGAACCTTGATCAATAATCCCCAAATTACTACCAGCATTGCCATCAAATTCAACAAACGGGTTATTACCATTCCCACCACTTTGCAACAGCTGCTTTAATCCAAAGGAAGCGTCGTCCACATCCCCAGCGATCCATCTCAAAATAGACTGTTCCTGGCTTGTTTCGGATAACATGCTCTCCCAGTCATCCAAACCAAGACCGCATCTTTCACCTCCAGAGTTAATCACCTCCAACCCACTTGGAATCTGTTGCAACTCAGCTGCCCACTcatcttttctttcattatttacCAAAGAAGCCACCAGTTCTTGCGGGATAGCAGTTGGGTTATCGTTGGTAGTGATGGTGGTGGTGTTGTTGAGAGAGGATGAAAGAGTGGAAGCAGAAGTGGGTGGACTTTGGCTTCTTCTCATATGAAGAACAGAAGTTGGTTCGTTGTTGTTACTACAAGAGAAAAAGCTGTTGTTGTTGCTATTCTCttgttgttgtttctttttccaCTTGTCCTGAGAGCAAATCGAAGTAAAATCTTGGATTTCAAACGCCCCTTTTTCTTGTAAATGAAATGGTATGGGTAAACCTCTCATAATATAAACTATCTCCCTaaagaaaagttaaaagaaatCTGTTgtgaagaatgaagaaaaaaccaACATCTGAATG
Above is a genomic segment from Mangifera indica cultivar Alphonso chromosome 3, CATAS_Mindica_2.1, whole genome shotgun sequence containing:
- the LOC123212257 gene encoding scarecrow-like protein 6; translated protein: MRGLPIPFHLQEKGAFEIQDFTSICSQDKWKKKQQQENSNNNSFFSCSNNNEPTSVLHMRRSQSPPTSASTLSSSLNNTTTITTNDNPTAIPQELVASLVNNERKDEWAAELQQIPSGLEVINSGGERCGLGLDDWESMLSETSQEQSILRWIAGDVDDASFGLKQLLQSGGNGNNPFVEFDGNAGSNLGIIDQGSIFESIGGGLVSGNVDVTNLGAFSGSGFASNNNGNGNGKIAASSSGLVNHKVVGLHSNNSNNMSNANFGSSGNNNMPMVPMSLPPGVIDQRSQSQKFEIPEEKPQILNPQILMNHQQQHQQVQSQNPNFMLPSTYSPLQQELPHLLQPQPKRHNSRGASSNLSPHHVPKPPFSDPAHELFLRNQQQQQQQQMGFSQNVQFLPHHLQQKPLMMTTKPKVLGPGSEEMIRQQHALLDQLYKAAELVGTGNFVHAHGILARLNHLLSPAGKPFQRAAFYFKEALQLLLLINNPAPPPRTPTPFDVIFKMGAYKVFSEVSPIIQFVNFTCNQALLEALDDADRIHIVDFDIGFGAQWASFMQELPMRCNRSSLSLKITAFASPSTHHPVELELMRDNLTQFANEIGISFELDVVNFDLLEQNSYTPPIFRSNENEAVAVNFPVWSYSNQPSALPSLLHIVKQLSPKIVVSSDRGCERNDLSFPDYVLHALQSYINLLESIDAANVNYDTVNKIEKFLLQPRIENSLLGRVQIPDRVPLWKTLIASAGFSPVTFSNFTETQAECVVRRTPVRGFHVEKHQASLVLFWQCRELISVSAWRC